Proteins from a genomic interval of Sphingobacterium lactis:
- a CDS encoding SusC/RagA family TonB-linked outer membrane protein: MKQKLLLLFVAFVFLSSYAFGQSREITGRVTSAADSRPLAGVTVLVQGTNQGTQTNANGAFEITVPSADSRLVFSYVGYQNQVITVGSRAQINVELVSDDETLDEVVVTGYLVQSKKSFTGSSANVTGDKVANRPLQSFTQGLTGQASGVNVVQPSGVLNNPPVVRVRGLSSLSLNSFPLVVVDGIPVSTSDVSQNSAANNPLGDINPEDIESVNILKDAASTAIYGSRAGAGVLVITTKRGKSGDAKFGYDGWVGTSSAVRLPELLNAAQYIQHKNQAIANARAVNPGLPQGSYPSEGGFFETKDENGNVVDTRWYDYVYQNAISHNHNLNVSGGTEKTSYFFSGNVSDQQGILVNNKFMRRALRANVDHKITDWFKLGSSITYTNSENSSPNSGSVPGAAFNTSGLGRIAVVQAPNVSPYLPNGDYSVNGASIGKGANVLAPNYPNPLPIIDLDKNLSETNRLFANIHADINILKDLKFSSNYTWDLRNTNNEQFWNPINGDGLGYGGYAYNNSSKANNWIFMNNLVYNKRWNDHNFVVLVGHESQLTRIDDWGAVRTGLTDRYFNQFQGGYKNNLPGGNGISEHAFESYLSSINYDYAGKYYITGNFRRDGNSALAKKNRWGNFGGASIGWTISEENFFKDGGLGKVFSNMRFKASWGRVGNGNMPILYGAYNLYTSGVYGQDGYVFFNQAGNDDLKWESSSQTNVGVDFGLFDNRLTAEVNYYNKNIDNMILAVPQAPSKGVPGNSILMNVGSMFNRGFEFSLNYRAISNDNFTWNTNLNFATNKNEVVKLYEGRPIISTTAALETTSITQEGMSAAQIYAVRTAGVNPENGRRIFINKNGEQVQYQHLAPAGTPAYSYLDGRPAASIADQAVALGNTLPTWFGGFNNNFQYKNFDMALNFTFSGGNYIYNGSRAGLLDQRIWNNSTEVLEAWSETNKGGSIPRPIYGDNISNGSAFAIEENVEKGDFLRLQTATLGYRLPKNLIERAKFSNVRLYVSVNNAFLITKYTGVDPEISSNGNSNLASGVERNSIPNGRTFTFGVNIGL, encoded by the coding sequence ATGAAACAAAAACTTTTACTCCTCTTCGTGGCCTTTGTTTTCTTATCGAGCTATGCTTTTGGGCAAAGTCGGGAAATTACGGGCCGGGTTACCTCTGCCGCTGACTCCAGACCCTTAGCCGGGGTTACGGTCCTTGTGCAGGGTACCAATCAAGGAACGCAGACCAATGCGAATGGTGCGTTCGAAATTACGGTGCCAAGTGCGGATAGCCGTTTGGTGTTTTCCTATGTGGGCTATCAGAATCAGGTGATTACCGTCGGTAGCCGTGCGCAGATCAATGTCGAGTTGGTGAGCGACGACGAAACTTTGGATGAGGTCGTTGTAACGGGCTACCTCGTACAATCCAAAAAGAGCTTTACAGGGTCTTCGGCTAATGTAACCGGTGATAAGGTTGCTAACCGTCCTTTGCAGAGTTTCACGCAGGGTCTGACTGGTCAGGCTTCAGGTGTGAATGTGGTACAACCTTCCGGGGTGTTGAATAACCCGCCAGTTGTCCGTGTTCGCGGTCTGAGCTCCCTGTCCCTCAATTCCTTCCCTTTGGTGGTTGTTGATGGAATTCCAGTGTCGACTTCCGATGTGTCGCAGAACTCGGCTGCCAATAACCCGCTGGGTGATATCAACCCAGAGGACATTGAGTCCGTTAATATCCTGAAGGATGCGGCTTCTACAGCGATCTATGGTTCGCGTGCCGGTGCCGGCGTTTTGGTAATTACCACCAAGCGCGGTAAATCAGGTGATGCAAAGTTCGGTTATGATGGTTGGGTGGGTACTTCCTCGGCAGTGCGCCTACCGGAATTGTTGAATGCTGCACAATACATTCAGCACAAAAACCAAGCGATTGCAAATGCCAGAGCCGTAAACCCAGGGTTGCCACAGGGCTCCTATCCAAGTGAAGGTGGTTTCTTTGAAACCAAAGATGAGAATGGCAATGTGGTCGACACTCGTTGGTATGACTATGTATATCAAAATGCCATTTCCCATAACCATAACCTGAATGTTTCCGGAGGTACGGAAAAAACATCCTACTTCTTCTCTGGAAACGTTTCGGACCAACAGGGGATCTTGGTAAACAATAAATTTATGCGCCGTGCTCTTCGTGCCAACGTGGATCATAAGATTACAGATTGGTTCAAATTGGGTTCATCCATTACCTATACCAACAGTGAGAACAGCTCGCCGAACAGTGGATCTGTTCCGGGGGCAGCATTCAATACTTCCGGATTAGGACGTATTGCCGTGGTACAGGCACCTAACGTGAGCCCGTACCTACCGAATGGTGATTACAGTGTCAATGGAGCATCCATTGGAAAAGGGGCAAACGTATTGGCACCGAACTATCCAAACCCATTGCCTATTATCGACCTTGATAAAAACCTTTCTGAGACGAATCGTTTGTTTGCCAATATCCATGCGGACATCAATATCCTGAAAGATTTGAAATTCAGCAGTAACTATACCTGGGATCTTCGGAACACCAATAACGAGCAGTTCTGGAACCCGATCAATGGTGACGGTCTGGGCTATGGTGGTTATGCCTATAACAACTCCTCCAAAGCCAACAACTGGATTTTCATGAACAACTTGGTGTACAACAAGCGTTGGAACGACCACAATTTTGTGGTTTTGGTGGGTCATGAGTCACAGTTGACCCGTATCGATGATTGGGGTGCAGTACGTACCGGCTTGACAGACCGTTATTTCAACCAATTCCAAGGAGGTTACAAAAACAACCTACCGGGCGGAAATGGAATTTCGGAACATGCATTTGAATCCTACCTGTCATCCATCAACTACGATTATGCAGGTAAATATTACATCACCGGTAACTTCCGTCGTGACGGTAACTCTGCCTTAGCCAAGAAAAATCGTTGGGGTAACTTCGGAGGTGCGTCCATCGGTTGGACAATTTCTGAAGAAAACTTCTTTAAGGATGGCGGATTGGGTAAAGTATTCAGCAACATGCGTTTCAAAGCCAGTTGGGGTCGTGTAGGTAATGGTAATATGCCAATCCTTTACGGTGCTTACAACTTATACACATCTGGGGTATACGGTCAAGATGGCTATGTATTCTTTAACCAAGCTGGAAATGATGACCTGAAATGGGAATCCAGTAGCCAGACCAACGTAGGTGTTGATTTCGGCTTGTTCGACAACCGCTTAACTGCCGAAGTGAACTACTACAACAAGAATATCGACAACATGATTCTGGCTGTTCCGCAAGCACCTTCAAAAGGTGTACCTGGAAACTCCATTCTGATGAACGTAGGTTCCATGTTCAACCGTGGTTTTGAATTCTCGTTGAATTACCGGGCAATTTCCAATGACAACTTCACATGGAACACCAACCTGAACTTTGCAACCAATAAAAACGAGGTGGTGAAATTGTACGAAGGCAGACCGATTATTTCGACTACAGCTGCTTTAGAGACAACCAGTATCACACAAGAAGGAATGTCTGCTGCACAGATTTACGCCGTGCGCACCGCGGGTGTAAACCCAGAGAATGGTCGCCGTATCTTCATCAATAAGAATGGCGAACAGGTGCAGTATCAGCACTTGGCACCGGCAGGAACACCAGCTTACTCTTACCTTGATGGTCGCCCTGCTGCTTCCATTGCCGATCAGGCTGTTGCTTTGGGCAATACCTTGCCTACATGGTTCGGCGGTTTCAACAATAACTTCCAGTACAAGAACTTTGATATGGCATTGAATTTCACCTTCTCCGGTGGTAACTATATCTACAATGGTTCTCGTGCAGGTTTGTTGGATCAACGGATTTGGAACAACTCTACAGAGGTATTGGAAGCATGGTCAGAAACCAATAAAGGAGGAAGCATCCCTAGACCAATCTACGGGGATAACATTTCCAATGGTTCGGCATTTGCAATCGAGGAGAATGTTGAAAAAGGTGATTTCTTACGCCTTCAGACAGCAACCTTGGGTTACCGCTTGCCAAAGAACCTAATCGAGCGTGCGAAATTCAGCAATGTACGGTTATACGTTTCGGTGAACAATGCTTTCTTGATTACGAAGTATACTGGTGTCGATCCGGAAATTTCATCAAATGGTAACAGCAATTTAGCATCTGGTGTTGAGCGTAACTCCATTCCTAATGGACGTACATTCACATTTGGGGTAAATATT